From the Hylaeus volcanicus isolate JK05 chromosome 4, UHH_iyHylVolc1.0_haploid, whole genome shotgun sequence genome, one window contains:
- the LOC128875870 gene encoding dmX-like protein 2 isoform X3: protein MNCHQILSGACNAGDRCYAVGSVEGISFTAYAAGCNIVILASNFERVQIIPGAVHNYIRISCLDCSTDTGKIAAAYENQVCIFEPTPLIHSTCSHQLEYRWVQTGSLQTESNISSLSWNLEGTRLLTGGELLQLWHQNITPFQEEHMTKVNMLRSQEAGVAEREENTSNVSLDPGTVTFSIGGEAESPLPGDSTNGNEPGAWNCVWKCRTATPVHLMSFSPDGTLFATTGFNDRLVKIWFENKQLFSTRMDHTNVTQCTTSDSYSFVYVAHPRAVTHLSWRKTSKYMPKGSVSNMLVTSCRDNICRVWAETIPPEVEGLANMSQFEGSDRHGHHGKHRHHSMHKHRFMQRLKHMKTCFHIRRHAKQQHQAGHATAPTLPTLPSTYSVHDFHNNYQGAGHYPGMHFHLAASINAETDIPLVPSLITGDPEREPNFILHWLNNKEMHFTMQAENILQELTRKVVEKEEGLHQQEIDRADHDSEEEGLSKKGVRLQPIQKSGGTIRSMSQEDHSSDEHHTAHTVSSHHSLPHSAHSHQSLSNTTSINSIATDVTSSINHAPDSLDTKIETLLRDWHHNPDLLFSIHPIDGSFLIWHVEWLDEYHPGSFRQAQISFSTRIPNAFPLGDASTMSHSVSMYSHNTGGPLLNIREVAKSSTKSSNDAAETATPLPSLIEQDEEQSTLTSRTGQELLKTIENSADQSQSVAVKERNGHVECGKTNQEMVNDLLAHPSPIVSMVSKHSNGTLNLWQLTFADRTKFSQVLSIGHASRASGHRFRVNDITCHPVLPLLVTTSHHNIPECSGSQCQETDSNENLNNKLGGGKATLKDVSSTGFCSELILWRVDPVGPLSKSGGVSELARINSPEISAFSNVAWIPTLLPSTTLGNLSNSPSACFVASDGECLRVYQAVIDARTLLAEVSSSERRSRMMDSMASLSTDVSSDDGIRHSIHDTIKIVSQQSTARPGCVIQLDAIADATHDWQNTQFLHVFQEQLITGDRNDEKQTGVDTSANDLGLMESTLDAMVDLQQSAIFEEPFYIVVLERTQQGTTVHMWRLVIASQPETTGLSGSMMYVPDSHLVQDEEEEGGTPGRYNHPEGRRSRRASQTRRDSQGEFDTFFQRRPQSSHVLITTTKACTQELPLPDGVEVVHAAPAAGHLSSSSIYPACFAPYIIVTACSDSTIRFWKCKVTKGEPDDKLRYEWCEWDMTRKDQESTIDITGQPLNISAAYSGRIACAYKYGKSFTRPTKSDPDSRYVNLCVAIYECESTGGSEWILEDTIHLKNIHLPRIPVDQHLDLSYLYDSRFLQKKQRLTQVLQTLSHEDVRSPRNGENGESAKSNAGLLAVPSFSTLQSLRKSIIENGNTCPLTQKHLVQLDWVSKEDGSHILTVAVGSKIMLFTPVCSDLAQANMKAMKESQSNNRPILRKASSLAQPQFVDEIRWMKLRKIELTTADGLPPLPMQISWVRDGILVVGMDSEMHVYSQWKPNPKQDCFHSNLQHQESDEFQASRNLRDEDLRTLAHETSQRRLANVSSMPHLSRVSSINLTMLDAKKKRGMQNENLNFDYMPDYGLFEASRIACPVLPQYHPKQLMELLNSGKIRWVKAILAHLVRCIGTSCPLRADDESLMKQRGGGAGGWSRSRTMSVSYVGANSPLEPRGSTTQIPEELTLDYAEITSISPLPLWTLLIADKETNLPHQHKTEDKQDYNELFDNNLDEGESLDDMLEEDYDCSRQKDRRSSVPERQGISHFGPRQGRLLSRLLTHIHLPGLSSLDQMHLLALADTVSTCNVDFAERFAIDAAKNAIAKENLTGIPDGETVSMDSLDDCGLRFLLAMKHYNYLIRCLPLAQRAQFQKQGISSNNLVWAFHSESEEELLGLIPSYAKGQPKWSILKELGVAWWIRSNTVLKRCVEKIAKAAYQLNQDPLDAALYYLAMKKKNLVWGLFRNKRDDRMTSFFANNFTEDRWRKAALKNAFALLGKQRFEHAAAFFLLASALKDAIDVCLNKLNDIQLAMVIARLYEDDTTSPHMRRLLYEEILGCDKDGQNQDMNKAHPDPFLRSMALWILKDYAGSLNTLLLTNVGTLHPQYNDESDKPEGTTANPNVFNFYVYLRTHPLLIRQYIASTAQEKKKGHSVVISGFSYGTETKSQPDKQLTLEDSITPLERQLYFTTAHAHFKAGCPALALEVLSKLPTKVMETNCEDSPSLLNSPSKIRTQDYQIDTGIISWDNDSKKTNQDEGIVDWSEPASRKSDEELVLNWDDDAVENDDNDSPPMSMKLDRKDSKSSEKDEKNDKSSGQLDIMAQQLKFVACLKILMEELSTLATGFEVDGGQLRYQLYVWLEREVDALRQLCSYSINSDGEANNVSEYETGGMVDDVQPCIRPGEQPTLHEILVAEKLDFEAKVQRAVRRKKWLKANETLLRTLLSYCSLHGASGGGLASVRMELVLLLQELQQEKTQQQLLSPLPFPTTLPLLSASVACNKTVVADPVRHLQSLAHDMLQTLVELRKPPMPTRSTHYCEVFIMRDLAVALSACIYQSLCDSDTFVTKHQQPDSFPAVAEIETFSGGHLVASNRHHRRYSTDDGVCITTTPSKWPGVTNLRALLAREKDEDTPKLNILLCESFVATYMSLFVYALWSCDSHILYRLVGQCFDNSTWSCLFGGGVKKLLRVASTSSQVGSGGSGSMERADGGPSEAQTTAGAVWNTMTSLTKQRVKLNMKLLGQFTVQQPNMKEDKPTYREQFVSPQMSMISYFLIKPHIDSEYADEIDYDSSDSAVSDLDSSEDEEDVFDTNSKPKSKPKDNTEHTNPNSYSWCVMRLAIVKILQQQLQDFLNVAGIEMQELPVSSPLIHGTLAVVAQWQETLREELDGRGPPPINYIPGCAPDPTPTPGKPAIHKYRSLVEKGNTPFNTRLASAAPANRLWCYLVRQESVQDIFIRAVFGKRRSLSSILESNQTAIDNLNRGTTAEDKGSDSGTTSLPEPVRIIHKEQDSISAFCLNQVNPGLMALATPREVQEMNISLLLELPSWLEDECEFDLINLNKQPEPEPVQPTSFLVIQTAADRPLLAQSPQTNSPQPQSGIASQSGRGASVMKGMPAFPGSHDLRFCQFVADRSKHLLQPILKHKIDGIRRISSHPLLPLYLTGSQDGSVSLWEWGHQTAVATPRQPGTFAKVTRVRFSQHGNKFGVADSDGHLSLFQVACREGTARPFFNYQCHSKVTADFVFLGACSLIATAGHGSEGRNVALWDTLLPQNKSLIQGFTCHEQGASSLILAPQHHLLISGGKKGDINIFDVRQRQQRHRFQAHESAIKCLALDPHEEFFVSGAGDGDIKIWGLTVHSLLYSFPGEHPRSSFFKNIGQNVFQGVTQLHVDSAGRLFSCGADGSMKVRQLPERDCVVHTLY from the exons atgaattgtcaTCAAATATTAAGCGGAGCCTGTAATGCGGGTGATCGGTGTTACGCCGTCGGCTCCGTCGAAGGGATTTCTTTTACC GCATACGCAGCAGGCTGCAACATAGTAATTCTCGCCAGTAACTTTGAACGAGTTCAAATAATTCCCGGAGCTGTACATAACTACATAAGAATTAGTTGCTTGGATTGCAGTACCGATACAGGAAAAATTGCAGCAGCATATGAAAATCAAGTTTGCATATTTGAACCTACGCCGCTGATTCATAGCACGTGCTCTCAC CAATTAGAATACAGATGGGTCCAAACTGGAAGTCTACAGACGGAGTCAAACATCAGTTCGCTGTCGTGGAATTTGGAAGGAACGCGATTATTGACCGGAGGAGAACTTTTACAACTATGGCATCAAAATATTACTCCTTTTCAAGAAGAACACA TGACGAAGGTGAATATGTTACGATCGCAAGAAGCTGGTGTAGCAGAGAGAGAGGAAAATACTTCGAACGTTTCTCTGGACC CTGGTACGGTTACTTTTTCGATCGGTGGGGAGGCGGAAAGTCCTTTACCTGGAGATTCGACAAATGGAAATGAACCAGGAGCTTGGAATTGTGTTTGGAAGTGTCGCACAGCCACGCCAGTCCACCTGATGAGTTTCAGCCCGGATGGTACATTATTTGCGACGACAGGATTCAACGATAGATTGGTGAAAATTTGGTTCGAGAATAAACAAT tgtTTTCAACGAGAATGGATCATACTAACGTTACGCAATGTACGACTAGTGACAGTTACAGTTTTGTTTATGTCGCTCATCCTCGTGCTGTGACACATTTATCTTGGCGCAAGACTAGCAAATACATGCCAAA AGGTTCCGTTTCAAACATGTTGGTCACATCGTGTAGAGACAATATTTGTCGAGTATGGGCAGAAACTATACCACCCGAGGTCGAAGGATTAGCAAATATGAGTCAATTTGAGGGATCCGACAGGCACGGTCATCATGGAAAACATCGACATCACAGTATGCATAAGCATCGATTCATGCAGCGACTCAAACACATGAA AACGTGTTTCCATATTCGTCGACACGCTAAACAACAACATCAGGCAGGTCACGCCACAGCTCCAACATTACCAACTTTACCTTCAACGTATTCGGTGCACGATTTTCACAATAATTATCAAGGCGCAGGCCACTATCCGGGTATGCATTTTCATTTAGCAGCTAGCATCAATGCAGAAACCG ATATACCGCTGGTGCCGAGTCTAATTACCGGAGATCCTGAAAGGgaaccaaattttattttacattggttaaacaataaagaaatgcACTTTACGATGCAAgcggaaaatattttacaagaacTGACTCGTAAAGTGGtagaaaaggaagaaggatTGCATCAACAAGAGATAGATCGTGCAGATCACGATTCCGAAGAAGAAGGCCTGTCGA AAAAAGGAGTACGATTGCAACCTATACAAAAATCTGGAGGGACGATTCGATCGATGAGCCAAGAGGATCACAGTAGCGATGAACATCATACGGCTCATACAGTTTCGTCGCATCATAGCTTGCCGCACAGTGCACATTCGCATCAAAGTCTTAG TAATACCACATCTATTAATTCTATCGCAACGGACGTAACATCTTCGATAAATCATGCTCCGGATTCTTTGGACACAAAGATTGAAACGTTATTGCGCGATTGGCATCATAATCCGGATCTACTTTTCTCGATTCATCCGATAGATggaagttttttaatttggcACGTCGAATGGTTGGACGAATATCATCCGGGATCGTTTCGACAAGcgcaaatttcattttcaacacGAATTCCGAATGCTTTTCCCCTTGGAGACGCTTCCACTATGAGTCACAGCGTATCGATGTATTCTCACAACACTGGTGGTCCTTTGTTGAATATTCGCGAAGTGGCAAAATCATCGACGAAATCTTCGAATGATG CTGCTGAAACTGCCACGCCATTACCGAGTTTGATCGAACAAGACGAAGAACAGTCTACGTTAACGTCGAGAACGGGTCAGGAGCTGTTAAAAACCATCGAAAACTCGGCCGATCAGAGTCAGAGCGTTGCGGTAAAAGAAAGGAACGGTCATGTGGAATGTGGGAAAACGAACCAAGAAATGGTCAACGATTTATTGGCTCATCCAAGTCCAATTGTCTCGATGGTATCGAAGCACTCGAATGGAACGTTGAACTTGTGGCAATTGACGTTTGCcgatagaacaaaattttcccag GTATTAAGTATCGGACACGCATCAAGAGCTTCGGGACATCGGTTTCGCGTAAACGATATTACTTGTCATCCGGTTTTGCCTTTGCTGGTGACGACATCGCATCACAATATACCAGAATGTTCCGGATCGCAATGTCAGGAGACTGATTCGAACGAAAACTTGAATAACAAATTAGGTGGCGGTAAAGCGACGTTGAAAGATGTTTCTTCGACA GGGTTTTGCAGCGAATTGATACTTTGGCGCGTAGACCCGGTCGGACCGTTATCGAAGAGCGGTGGAGTTTCCGAATTGGCGCGTATCAATTCCCCGGAAATCTCAGCGTTTAGTAACGTGGCTTGGATTCCAACTTTATTGCCAAGTACTACCTTAGGTAATTTATCGAATTCTCCGAGCGCCTGTTTCGTTGCCAGCGACGGCGAATGTTTAAGAGTTTATCAAGCTGTTATCGATGCTAGAACATTGTTGGCGGAAGTATCGAGCAGCGAAAGACGAAGTAGAATGATG GATTCAATGGCGAGTTTATCGACGGACGTATCGTCGGACGATGGTATCAGACATTCGATTCACGATACGATTAAGATAGTATCGCAACAATCAACGGCGAGACCAGGTTGCGTGATACAGTTGGACGCTATTGCTGATGCTACGCAT GACTGGCAGAACACGCAGTTTCTGCACGTATTTCAAGAGCAATTAATCACCGGAGACAGAAACGACGAAAAGCAAACTGGTGTCGATACATCGGCAAACGATTTAGGTTTAATGGAGTCCACCTTGGACGCGATGGTAGATTTACAGCAGTCTGCGATATTCGAGGAACCATTCTATATAGTTGTTTTAGAAAGAACGCAACAGGGCACCACGGTACACATGTGGCGGTTGGTTATAGCCTCTCAGCCTGAGACTACCG GATTGTCGGGATCGATGATGTACGTTCCAGATTCTCATTTGGTACAAGACGAAGAGGAGGAGGGCGGTACACCCGGACGATACAATCATCCAGAAGGTAGAAGATCTCGTAGAGCGAGTCAGACTCGCCGCGATAGTCAAGGCGAGTTTGACACGTTTTTCCAAAGACGGCCTCAAAGTAGCCACGTTCTCATTACAACCACGAAAGCTTGTACTCAAGAGCTACCGTTACCGGATGGAGTCGAG GTGGTACACGCGGCACCAGCTGCTGGACATTTGAGCAGCTCCTCCATATATCCTGCTTGTTTCGCGCCATACATTATAGTGACAGCGTGCAGCGATAGCACGATACGCTTCTGGAAATGTAAAGTGACCAAGGGTGAACCAGACGACAAGCTTCGTTACGAATGGTGCGAATGGGATATGACCCGGAAGGATCAGGAATCGACTATCGACATTACAG GACAACCGTTGAATATCAGCGCAGCGTACAGCGGACGTATCGCATGCGCGTACAAGTACGGGAAATCGTTCACCCGACCAACGAAAAGCGATCCCGATTCGCGATACGTGAATCTCTGCGTCGCGATATACGAATGCGAAAGCACCGGTGGAAGCGAATGGATTTTAGAAGACACTATACATTTAAAGAACATACACTTGCCGAGGATCCCGGTAGATCAGCATTTAGACCTGAGTTATCTTTACGATAGCagatttttgcaaaaaaagcAGAGGCTGACTCAAGTGTTGCAAACTCTGAGCCACGAAGACGTAAGATCCCCGAGAAACGGAGAGAACGGGGAAAGCGCAAAGTCGAATGCAG GGTTGTTGGCCGTTCCGTCGTTCAGCACGCTTCAGTCATTGCGCAAGTCGATCATAGAGAATGGCAACACTTGCCCGCTTACACAGAAACATTTGGTTCAACTGGACTGGGTGTCCAAGGAGGATGGTTCGCACATATTGACCGTCGCCGTTGGATCGAAGATTATGCTTTTCACGCCGGTATGCTCGGACCTCGCGCAGGCCAATATGAAAGCGATGAAGGAATCGCAGAGCAATAATCGACCGATATTACGGAAAGCTTCGTCGTTGGCACAGCCACAATTCGTCGACGAAATTCGTTGGATGAAACTACGAAAGATCGAATTAACTACGGCGGACGGTCTGCCTCCGTTGCCCATGCAAATATCTTGGGTTAGGGACGGTATTTTAGTGGTCGGCATGGATTCAGAGATGCACGTTTACTCGCAGTGGAAACCGAATCCGAAGCAGGATTGTTTTCACTCGAATTTGCAGCACCAAGAATCGGACGAATTTCAAGCGAGTCGAAACTTGCGAGACGAAGACCTGCGAACGTTGGCGCACGAAACGTCGCAAAGGCGACTGGCGAACGTTTCTTCCATGCCCCACCTTTCTCGCGTGAGTAGCATCAACTTGACGATGCTCGacgcgaaaaagaaacgaggaatgcaaaacgaaaatttgaatttcgactATATGCCGGATTACGGGCTTTTCGAAGCTTCGAGGATAGCTTGTCCCGTTTTACCTCAATATCATCCGAAGCAACTGATGGAATTGCTAAATTCGGGTAAAATACGATGGGTAAAGGCGATATTGGCACACTTGGTTAGGTGCATAGGAACCTCTTGCCCGTTGAGGGCGGACGACGAGAGCTTGATGAAGCAGCGCGGCGGCGGAGCCGGTGGATGGTCGCGTTCGAGAACGATGTCGGTCAGTTACGTGGGCGCGAACTCGCCGCTCGAGCCGAGAGGCTCGACCACCCAAATACCGGAAGAACTCACGTTGGATTACGCGGAGATAACGTCGATATCTCCGTTGCCGCTTTGGACCTTATTAATTGCcgataaagaaacgaatcTCCCGCACCAGCACAAGACCGAGGACAAGCAGGACTACAACGAACTGTTCGACAATAATTTGGACGAAGGCGAGTCGTTGGACGATATGCTAGAAGAAGATTACGATTGCTCGAGGCAAAAGGATAGACGTTCCTCGGTCCCGGAACGACAGGGAATATCTCATTTCGGACCGAGACAAGGTAGATTACTCTCGCGATTGCTCACCCACATCCATTTACCCGGACTTTCGAGCCTCGATCAGATGCATTTGCTCGCCTTGGCCGACACCGTCTCCACTTGCAACGTCGATTTCGCGGAACGATTCGCGATAGACGCCGCCAAGAATGCGATCGCGAAAGAAAACTTGACCGGCATCCCTGACGGAGAAACCGTATCGATGGATTCGTTGGACGATTGCGGGCTTCGGTTCTTGCTGGCCATGAAACATTACAATTATCTGATTCGTTGCCTGCCACTGGCTCAGAGAGCGCAATTCCAGAAGCAAGGTATATCTTCGAACAATCTCGTATGGGCGTTTCATTCCGAATCCGAGGAAGAGCTGCTCGGCTTGATACCATCGTACGCGAAAGGTCAACCAAAGTGGAGCATACTGAAGGAGCTCGGCGTAGCGTGGTGGATCCGAAGCAACACCGTCTTGAAAAGATGCGTCGAAAAGATCGCGAAAGCGGCCTATCAACTAAACCAAGACCCTCTCGACGCTGCGCTCTATTATCTCgcgatgaagaagaaaaatctcgTTTGGGGTTTGTTTCGAAACAAGAGGGACGACCGAATGACCTCTTTCTTTGCGAACAACTTTACGGAGGATCGTTGGAGGAAAGCAGCCTTAAAGAATGCGTTCGCTCTACTCGGCAAGCAGCGATTCGAGCACGCCGCAGCCTTCTTCCTATTGGCGTCTGCCCTCAAAGATGCCATCGACGTGTGTTTGAACAAACTGAACGACATCCAGCTGGCAATGGTAATCGCTAGACTTTACGAGGACGATACCACCTCTCCACACATGAGGAGATTGCTCTACGAGGAAATTTTAGGCTGCGACAAGGATGGTCAAAATCAGGATATGAACAAGGCGCATCCGGATCCATTCTTGCGTAGCATGGCCCTGTGGATTCTCAAAGATTACGCCGGATCGCTCAACACTTTGCTCTTGACGAACGTCGGGACTTTGCATCCGCAATACAACGACGAATCCGACAAACCCGAAGGCACGACAG cAAATCCAAACGTTTTCAACTTTTACGTTTACCTTCGGACACATCCGTTGCTGATCAGACAGTACATTGCGTCTACCGcccaagaaaagaaaaagggtcATTCGGTAGTTATTTCCGGATTCAGTTACGGCACGGAGACCAAATCGCAGCCTGACAAACAATTAACTTTGGAGGATAGTATCACTCCTTTGGAAAGACAACTCTATTTTACGACTGCGCACGCCCACTTTAAGGCAGGATGTCCTGCTCTTGCTCTCGAAGTTCTTTCGAAGCTGCCCACCAAAGTAATGGAGACCAATTGCGAAGATTCACCCA GTCTGTTGAACAGCCCGAGCAAGATCAGAACGCAAGACTATCAAATAGACACGGGTATCATTAGTTGGGACAACGATTCGAAAAAAACCAACCAAGACGAAG GTATCGTCGATTGGTCTGAACCAGCGTCACGTAAAAGCGACGAAGAGTTGGTGCTAAACTGGGACGACGATGCAGTCGAAAACGATGACAACGACAGTCCACCTATGAGCATGAAGTTGGATAGAAAGGATTCAAAATCGTCGGAAAAAGATG AGAAAAACGATAAATCGTCCGGACAACTGGACATCATGGCGCaacaattgaaatttgtggcttgtttaaaaattcttatgGAAGAGTTATCGACGTTGGCGACGGGTTTCGAAGTGGACGGAGGACAACTTCGGTACCAGCTGTACGTGTGGCTTGAACGCGAAGTGGACGCTCTTAGACAGCTTTGTAGTTACAGCATAAATTCAGACGGAGAAGCAAACAATGTTTCCGAAT ACGAGACTGGTGGTATGGTGGATGACGTGCAACCGTGCATCAGGCCTGGCGAACAGCCAACGTTACACGAGATATTAGTTGCCGAGAAATTAGACTTTGAAGCTAAAGTACAAAGAGCCgttcgaagaaagaaatggTTGAAAG CAAACGAAACCTTACTGCGAACGTTATTGTCTTATTGTTCGTTACACGGGGCATCGGGTGGCGGTTTGGCGTCCGTAAGAATGGAACTCGTCCTTTTATTGCAAGAGTTGCAGCAGGAAAAGACGCAGCAGCAGTTACTCAGTCCTCTTCCATTCCCAACGACGCTTCCTCTTCTAAGCGCCAGCGTAGCATGTAACAAAACCGTTGTAGCGGATCCTGTCAGACACTTGCAG TCCCTCGCCCACGATATGCTTCAAACTTTGGTGGAATTGCGCAAGCCACCCATGCCGACGAGAAGCACGCACTATTGCGAAGTATTTATAATGAGAGATTTAGCAGTGGCTCTGAGCGCTTGCATTTATCAGTCGCTGTGCGATTCCGACACTTTTGTCACGAAACATCAACAACCGGACAG TTTTCCAGCGGTTGCcgaaatagaaacattttccGGTGGGCATCTTGTAGCCTCGAATCGACACCATCGGAGGTACTCGACGGACGATGGCGTATGCATTACCACAACTCCCTCGAAATGGCCCGGCGTGACCAATTTGCGGGCATTGTTGGCTCGCGAGAAAGATGAAGACACACCGAAACTAAACATTCTACTTTGCGAATCTTTCGTGGCCACCTACATGAGCTTATTCGTCTACGCTCTTTGGAGCTGCGATAGTCATATTCTTTACAGACTCGTAGGTCAATGTTTCGATAACAGCACTTGGTCTTGCCTATTCGGAGGCGGAGTGAAGAAATTACTGCGCGTCGCGAGCACAAGCAGTCAG GTTGGTAGCGGCGGATCAGGGTCGATGGAGAGGGCGGATGGTGGTCCCAGCGAAGCGCAAACCACCGCAGGAGCTGTATGGAACACTATGACGTCGTTGACCAAACAGCGTGTAAaactaaatatgaaattattgggACAGTTTACCGTTCAACAACCAAACATGAAAGAGGACAAACCCACGTACAGAGAACAATTCGTGTCGCCTCAAATGAGCATGATCtcgtattttttaatcaag CCTCACATCGACAGCGAATACGCGGATGAAATCGATTACGATTCATCGGACTCTGCGGTGTCGGATCTCGATTCTTCCGAGGACGAGGAAGATGTGTTTGACACCAATTCGAAACCAAAGAGTAAACCAAAGGACAACACGGAGCACACGAATCCAAATTCGTACAGTTGGTGCGTGATGAGATTGGCTATAGTGAAGATATTACAACAACAGCTCCAGGATTTCTTAAACGTGGCTGGTATAGAGATGCAAG aactaCCGGTAAGTAGTCCGTTGATTCACGGTACGTTAGCCGTCGTAGCGCAATGGCAAGAAACGTTGCGAGAAGAATTGGACGGTAGGGGACCACCACCGATCAATTACATTCCCGGTTGCGCACCGGATCCCACGCCCACACCGGGAAAACCAGCGATTCACAAATATCGATCTTTGGTCGAGAAAGGCAACACACCGTTCAA TACCCGATTGGCGTCTGCGGCTCCAGCTAATCGACTCTGGTGTTATCTGGTTAGACAAGAATCGGTCCAGGATATATTTATTAGAGCCGTATTTGGGAAACGAAGATCCTTGTCGTCGATATTGGAAAGCAATCAAACCGCGATCGACAACTTGAACCGCGGGACAACTGCGGAAGACAAGGGTAGCGATAGCGGAACCACCAGCTTACCCGAACCAGTCCGAATTATTCACAAGGAACAAGACAGCATCAGTGCCTTCTGTTTAAATCAG GTGAACCCAGGTTTGATGGCATTAGCCACTCCTCGAGAAGTACAAGAAATGAATATATCGTTGCTGCTGGAACTTCCATCTTGGTTGGAAGACGAATGCGAGTTCGACCTGATTAATTTGAACAAGCAACCGGAACCGGAACCCGTGCAACCTACCAGTTTCTTAGTGATACAG ACGGCAGCGGATCGACCGTTGCTCGCTCAAAGTCCGCAGACGAACAGTCCTCAGCCGCAGTCGGGTATCGCGAGCCAAAGCGGACGCGGAGCTAGCGTG ATGAAGGGGATGCCTGCTTTTCCTGGCTCCCACGACCTGCGTTTCTGTCAGTTTGTTGCCGATAGGAGCAAACACTTGTTGCAACCG aTTTTGAAGCATAAAATCGACGGTATAAGAAGGATTTCGTCCCACCCACTTTTACCATTAT ACTTGACCGGTTCTCAAGATGGCTCGGTATCGCTTTGGGAATGGGGACATCAGACGGCTGTAGCGACTCCTAGACAGCCAGGAACATTTGCAAAAGTGACTCGCGTCCGTTTCTCGCAGCACGGAAATAAGTTTGGTGTCGCCGATTCCGATGGGCATCTCAGTTTGTTTCAAGTAGCATGCAGAGAAGGAACAGCGCGACCTTTCTTC AATTATCAATGTCACAGTAAGGTGACCGCAGACTTTGTCTTCCTTGGAGCGTGCAGTTTAATAGCAACTGCTGGCCATGGTTCCGAAGGACGTAACGTTGCCCTTTGGGATACTCTGCTTCCGCAAAACAAGTCTTTGATACAAG GGTTTACGTGTCACGAGCAAGGAGCCAGCTCGTTGATCCTCGCCCCTCAGCATCACCTTTTGATTAGCGGAGGAAAGAAAGGGGACATTAACATATTCGACGTTCGACAGCGACAACAACGACATCGCTTTCAAGCTCACGAATCGGCTATCAAGTGTTTAGCTCTCGATCCGCACGAAGAATTTTTCGTCAGTGGAGCAGGAGACGGTGATATCAAG ATATGGGGATTAACCGTCCAT